ATTTCGGATAGTGGCGGCGGATGTTCGTTGCCAGCCCATGGCCGCTGACCCGGCCGATCTTGGCGCTGATGACCTGGATGCCCAGCATCAGGGGGAACGTCAGGCAGACGGTCCACAGCATGCCGAAACCGAACTGGGCGCCCGCCTGCGAATACGTGGCGATGCCGCTGGGGTCGTCATCGGCCGCGCCTGTGATCAGGCCGGGGCCCAGCTTGCCCAGCCAGGTGTCGGATGGGTCGGCCCGGCCGCTGTCGGTCTGCATGCGTCGCTCCTGCGTGATGGAGCGAGCAGCGTATCACAGGCGGGCGGCGTCCAGAAGGGCGCCGCCCGGAAAATTCACGCGTCAGTAGCGCGCATCCTTCGGCTTGCCGCCCTTGGGCCAATCCTTGACCTTGTCGGGGAAGTCCGGACGGGGCATGTGCGTAAAATATTCGGCCACGTCGACGGCGTCCTGGTCGGACAGGTTGCCTTGTCCCAGCGGGAATTTCTGGCCGTGGCCCATCACCATATTGGCCTTGACGAAGCCGGCCGCCGTGTAGGTGCGGGCCATGCCGGCGCCAATGTTGAAGGAACGCTCACCCCACAGCGGCGGGAAGGCGACGACGCCGTTGGCGCCCTTGATGCCTTCGCCATTCGCGCCATGGCAAACGGCGCATTGCTCGGCATACACTTTTTTGCCATGCACGGGATCGGGCAGCAGAGCCCGGTCAATCTTCGCCACGCCGCGTCCCGCCACCTTGTCGCCCGCTTGCGTGGCGCCCTTCATCCAGTCGATGTAGGCGACCATCGCCTGCAGGTCGGGGCCGTCCACGGGCAGCGGCTTGCCGTGCATGGAGCGGCGGAAGCAGCCGTTGATGCGCTCTCCCAGGCTGATGACCTTGCCGGCACGCGGCGCTTCCGACGGGAAGAAGGCGGAAATGCCGAGGAAGGGCGAACCGTTGGCCACGGTGCCGCCATTCAGGTGGCAGCTGCTGCAATTGAGGTCGTTGCCCACGTTTTGCGGCAGCCGGGCCCGTGTTTCCGTCATCAGCTGCATGCCGTGAATCAATTGACTGGCGTTCGGATCGGCCGTCAGGGCGGCGAAGCGGGGCGTGACGAAGCCGCCCGCGTCCGGCGCCTTGAGCTTGAGCTCCTTGCGCACTTTGGCGATCTGCGCCGGGGTCACGGGTGCGCCCTGGTTGCCCCACTTGCCGCGCACAAAGGTGAGGATTTCCGCCAGTTCCGTGTCCGCCAGGCGGTCATACGCGGGCATGCCGAACGAGCGGGGCGAGTGCTGCGTGACGGCCGACTGCCAGCCCGTCAGCGCGATATGGATGACGGAGGTGGCGTCTTTCGATTGCACCGAGTCGTTCTGCGCCAGCGGCGGGAAGATGTTTTCCACGCCACGGCCGTCGCGGCGGTGGCAGGTGGCGCAGAACTGCAGGTAGCCGAGGCCGCCCCGCGTGTTGTACAGGGCATCGTTGCTGGCCGCCACGACGGGCGCCGTTTTCTTCGGCGGCGCGGCCGCCCCATCCTTGGCCGGCAAGCCGTGCAGGTAGTGCGCCAGCGCGTCGAGGTCGGCATCCGTGAAGTATTGCGTGCTGTGCGTGATGACTTCCGTCATGCTGCCGGCCGCCGTGCCGAAACTGTTGCGGCCGGTTTTCAGCAATTGCACGATGTCGCCCGGCGTCCACAGATTGCGCAGGTTCACCGCATGCCAGCCATCGAAGGTAAAACCGGACAGGTAGTGCTTGCCGCTGCCGCCGTCCTGGCCCATGGTTTTTTCCTGGAAAGCCACGCCGCGCGGCGTGTGGCAGGAGCCGCAATGGCCCAACCCTTGGGCCAGGTAGCTGCCCCGGTTCCACTGGGCCGACTTGGCGCTGTCGGGCTTGAACGGTGCGTCGTCGAGGAAGACGGCGTTCCACAGCGACAAGCCCCAGCGCATGCTGAACGGCCATTTCATGTCCGTTTCGCGGTTTTGCTGCGCCACGGGCGCCACGCCCCGCTGCAGATAGGCGTACAGCGCCTGCATGTCGTCGGGCGTGATCTTCGCGTAGGAAGGGTAGGGCATGGCCGGGTACAGATTGTGGCCGTCCGCCGCCACGCCCTTGCGCATGGCGCGGTCGAACTGGGCAAACGTGTACGTGCCCAGGCCCGTCTTCGCGTCGGGCGTGATATTCGTGCTGTAGATGGTGCCGAACGGCGTTTTCAGTTCCAGGCCGCCGGCCATGGCGGCGCCGTTCGGGCTGGTATGGCAGGCCACGCAGTCGCCAAGGCGGGCGACGTATTCGCCGCGCTTGATCAGCTCGGCCGAGGCTGCGGGCATCCTGGCGGGCGCGGCGGCGGGTGCCGCCCTGGCGTTGGCGCAGAAGCCCAGCATGCCCAGAAGCATTGCCGCCAGCCAGGCAGTGATCGAAAAGGAAAAAGCGGGAGGGCGGCGCGAACCGCGATGCAGGATGGAAATGGCGTTCATGGTGACCCTTTATTATTACGCGCAAGCTTACGCAGTCGTCACCACGGCGAACATTGGGAATTTCTTTCGAGCAACTAGGTAATCTTCCCTAGTGTTTTATAGCGGGAAATCGTGTAGCGGCGCCTGCAAGCTGGCCAGGATGCGTTCGCGCAGCCAGCGGTGCGCCGGGTCCAGGTGCATGCGTTCGTGCCAGACCATGGCCATTTCGTAGTCGGGCAGGGCGACGGGCGGCTCCCAGGTGCGCAGCGCGCCCAGCGCATTCTTCAGCAGGCGCGACGGCAGCAGGGCCACCATGTCGGACGCTGTCAGCAAGGGCGGCACGATCAGGAAATGCGGCACGGACAGCACCACCTTGCGCGTGCGCCCCAGCTTTTCCAGTGCCGTATCGACGTTGCTGCGGAAACCGCCGCCGTTGGGCGAGACGACGATGAATTCCAGCGCGCAGAACTGGTCGAGCTTGGGCGGCGATTGCAGCAACGGGTGGTCGTGGCGGCCCGCCAGCACATAGTGTTCAGTGAACAGCGTGCGGTGGCGCAAGCCGGGCGGCGCTTCTTCCTGCGCCAGGAAACCCAGGTCGACCTGGCCCGTTTCCAGGTCGTGCGCCATGCGCGCCGGCACGGCTTCGAACACGGCCATGCGCGACAACGGCGCCTGCGCGCGCAGGGCGGGCAGCATGGGCAGCAGGATCGCATATTCGGCGGCGTCGGCCGCCGCCAGGTTCCAGCGCACCTGGGCCGTGGCCGGATCGAAGGCCGCTTCGGGTTGCAAGACTTGCTCCAGCTGGGCCAGCACGGCTTGCAAGGGCGCCAGCAGGGCCAGCGCCCGCGCCGTGGGCAGCATGCCGCGCGGACCGGGCAAGAGCAGCGGATCGTCGAAGGCCGCGCGCAGCTTGCCCAGTTGCACGCTGACGGAGGGCTGGCTCAGGTGCAGTCGCGCGGCCGCCCGCGTGACGTTGCGCTCGATCAGCAGGGCGTTGAGGGTCAGCAGCAGGTTCAGGTCCAGCTTGCGCAAATTGTCCATGACTATACCTTGTATATCAACTATTCATTTCCGCTATGATAGCGCAAGCCCTACAGTGGTTCCTGTGACTTTTACTCTTCACCTTTTACAGGAACTAACTGATGCAACTGCATGAATATACAAGCTTTGATGGATTAGGACTGGCCCAGCTGCTGCGCGAGGGCGCCGTTTCCGCCGCCGAATTGCACGACGCAGCCCAGCGCGCCTGCGCCGCCGTCAATCCGCAGATCAATGCCGTGGTCGAGCTGTGGCCGGCCGATGTATCGCAGGTGGACGGCACCGCGCCATTCGCCGGCGTGCCATTCCTGATCAAGGATGTGGCCGTCACCATGGCGGGCCAGCGCAGCGAAGCGGGCAGCCGCCTGGGCGCCGGCCATGTCGCGTCCGCCGATTCCCATCTGATGACGCAGTTCCGCGCCGCCGGCCTGGCGACGTTCGGCCGCACCAGCACGCCGGAAATGGCGTTTGCCACCACCACCGAACCGGTCTTATATGGCGCCACGCGCAACCCGTGGAACGTCCACCTGAGCGCGGGCGGCTCCAGCGGCGGCGCGGCGGCGGCCGTGGCGGCTGGCATCGTGCCGCTGGCGCATGCGACGGATGCGGCCGGCTCCATCCGCGTGCCCGCCGCCTCGACGGGCCTGTTCGGCTTCAAGCCCAGCCGGGGACGGGTGTCGAACGGCCCCGCCATGGACGAAATCTTCAGCGGCCTGGGCGTGCAGCTGGGCGTGAGCCGCAGCGTGCGCGACAGCGCCGCCTTGCTCGACTGCGTGCAGGGCGTGCTGCCGGGTGAGCCGTATGTGACGAATCCTCCCGGCCACAGCTGGTTGTCGCAGGTGAGCGTGGCGCCGGGCAAGCTGCGCATCGCCGTGCAGCGGACCGCCAGCAATGGCGCCCGGCCCGTACCCGCCGTCGATGCCGCGCTGCAAGACACCGTGCGCCTGCTGGAAAGCCTGGGCCACCACGTGGAAGAAGTGTCGCCCGCGCTGGGCGTGTCGTGGCAAGCCTTCGTACAAGCCAATGCCGGCATCTGGTGCGCCAACCTGGTGCCGTGGATAGACGGCCTGGCGCGGGAAAGCGGGCGGACCGTGTCGCTCGATACGCTGGAACCGGCCACGTTGGCCTGCTACCGGTACGGGCAGACGGTGTCGGCCGTCGATTTCGTGGCCGCGCTCGACGTGCGCAACACCGTCACGCGTCAGGCCGGCGCCTTGTTTGAGCAGTACGACGTGCTGCTCACGCCCACCATGCCGGATATGCCGTGGCAACTGGGGTGCTATGGAGAAAACGAGGAAAAGCTCGATGGGCTGGGCTGGACGGCACGCCTGTTCGAGCATTCGCCGTACACGCCGCTGGCCAACGTGGCGGGCTTGCCGGCCATGTCCGTGCCGCTGGCCATGTCCAATGATGGCTTGCCGATCGGCATGCAGTTCATGGCCGGGTATGGAAACGATGGAACCTTGCTGCGCCTGGCGGGCCAGCTGGAGCGGGCGGCGCCATGGCTTCCAAGGCGGCCGCCTGTGTGGGCAGGCAAGGTGCAAGCACGCCTTGCGGACGGCTGAAACCGGCCACCATCGCGGCTTTGGCCAGCGACAAGAAGCCGGGGTCGGACCCGCCGGGTCCGACCCCAGTCCTTGTTCTTGGGTGAAAAGTATCAGGTGGGCATCGTAGTCAGCTGCGCCGCGCCCCGGCCTTCCATACGGAAACGAAATCGTTCCCACAGCCGGTCGTGGAAGGGCAGCACGATCACGTTGCAGATGGGCTCGACCACGGCCAGCAAGCCGCCGAAGGCCATGGAACCCGTGGCCCAGTACATGACGCTGAAAGCGACGCCCATGTGCATGGCCGTCTGGCTCAGCTTTTCACCGGCCAGGGCGGCAAAGCCCAGGCGGCTGGCCGCGTAGCGGCGGCGGATCGCGTGCCAGGCTTTTTCATGCCACGGCAGCAGGCTCACATTGATGATCGGTTCGATGATTGCGGCCAGGCCACCGAGTGCCAACGAGCCCGTCAGCAAATAGGCTAGGCCGAAGGCGATCGACATGTGCGTGCACACCTGGCTGAATGTTTTGATGGCTGTGAACAAGGGACGCTCCTTTCTGTTGAATTCGCTTATCCTTGATTTAGATAGTAACGATTCTCATTTACAAAAGGAAGTGAAATATTTCAACTGGATCGATAGATTTCATCTATTGATTTGGAAATATCAATTACCCATGCTGCGGGCGTATCCCGCTGCAGGCATCGCCGTCAGCGTATAGAGGGCCGGCCGGGATTGCGGCTTTTACCGCAAAAAGAATTCTAACCAATTGATTTATTTAGTAAATTCGACTTTGTAGTTCATCGGGGCCACCTCTCGCTCAAGGTCCAGCATGTATTCGCCGAATCGGTTGATGTGCCCTTTCCGATATGGCGCTAAGCCGCGAAGCACCTCCTCCGTTAGCACATATCCCTTTGCCTGTATTGTCTTGAGGAGCCGCGTCATCTCATGGACATTGTGCAGGATGACCATGTTCGCAACGAGCTGGTTGTACTTGATAACCTTGCGCTGTTCGTGCCGAACGTTTTCGGCAATGATGCCTTCGCCCCCAAAAAACAACCATTTGATGAAGCCGTTGAATTCCTCGCTCTTGTTGGTTGCTGCATGGATGGTACGACGCAATTCCGCGTCGTTGATGTACTTGAGCAGGAACATTGTCCGATGTACCCTACCGAGCTCGCGGAACGCGTAGTAGAGCTTGTTCTTGCGGCTAGCGGTCCCTAGGCGGCGCAGGATCGTCGATGGCGCAATCTTGCCCGCTTTTATGGAAATAACGACGCGCAGCATGTCCTTCATATGACGCGCGATCAGTTCCCAGTCGATCGATCCACGGAACAGGCTGCCAATATTGTCATACTGGTCGGCCTTGTCCGCCTTGAAGAACACCAGATCTTTGATATTGCGGATGCGCGGCATCAGGTCGATACCCAGCAGCGAAGCCAGGCCAAAGACAGGCGTGCTTTGGGCCTGGGTATCGCCGTGCAGCGTATCTGGCTGGATGTCCGACTGGTTGTTGATTAGCCCATCGAGGATGTAAACCGCCTCATAGACGCCGCATGGAATAAAGTGACTGAACAACGCGATGTACTTGTCGGACACATGGTAGTAGCCAATGCCGCCGTATCCACCGTAGCGGATATGGTATTCGGAAAGCAGGTTAGCCTCGTAAATGTTCCATTTGGTACCGTCGGCCGACGCGCTCTTTCCCGACCCCCAATAACGTGGCAATGCGAAGCGGTTGTATGCATTGATCACCTTGACGATCGCCTTGTCCAGACGCTGCTCGGTGACATGCTTGAGATTGAGCCAGGCCACCTGCTTGCGGCTCAGTCCCTTGATCGAGCGTGCGGTTTGCGTGGCGCCCAGGTTACAACCATAGCAAAACAACGTAGTGATGAAGCGCTTGCGCGGATCGTCTACTTTGGCCTCGAAGCCGGACAACGGACCGAAGAGTTTATGCAAGTCCAACCATTTTTCAGTCTCGGTCAATACATCAAGGATGCTCACCGGATCCATTTCATTGGTGACCATCTGCTCGATGGCGTCAAGTTCGGGTGGCGGCTTCGGGCGCTCCATGCGACGGATCACAATGCCGCTCTCGTCTATATCGGCAAGGCTATTTTGCGGGAATCGGCTGTCAACGTCGCGCGCTAGACTGCCGAGTTTGTCGCGCAACTGCGCGACAAACGCCGGAGCTTCCACCGACAGCCCTACCAGTTCACCATAGGCTTTCACTTCACGCTCGTATTGCTCCCAGTCCACCAGGTGGTTGCGATAATCATCGTAGTCGCCGCTATGCTCGACGTACAGATCGCCCGACTTGAGTTCATCCATGACTTGCGTCATCACGGCAAGTTCGAAATACTTGCGATGCACGTTCGCTGGGGCATCGGCTGCGACTCGGCCAAAAACCAGCTTGCGCCACTTATCGGACATCCAGTCCAGTGCCAATTCAGGTAGCGCACCTTCTGCCGCTGGCAGTTGTTCCTTGTGGCTGGAGCGATGCTTTTGGATGATGGCGATCGCCGCCAGCAGGCTCTGATCCTGGGAGCTCGATTTCAGACTGAGCGCTTCGAGGCACTTGAAGAGCAGGCTGCGCTTGCCAACATACCCGACCAGCATGAACGGATAATAGTTATTGCCAGCATACGCCATGTGCTCGTCGCATTCAGTGATCCATGCCCCAAGATCCCCGTCGAGGGATTGCTCGACCCTAGCGACGCGCTCCTCGTCGCTGCCCTCGTCGCTCAGGACGGTCAGCACTTCGCGGAACTGTCCGATCAAACGCTCAATCTGTTCGGCGTGCTGCAGGTGATATTGCCGCAACCGTTCCTCGGCACCGTTATGCAAGCTGCGGATGGTCTTGATGAAGATTTCGGCGATATCGTCCATTGCCTTCTGCAACTGGCTTTGAATCAGCAGCACGATGAGGGTGTGGCGCTTGAGTGGCTTGAGCCGCCGCATTTCCGCCACATCCAGGGCACGCGCCTCCAAAACGAGTTGTTCACGCTTGGTTGCGGCGATGGCCTCGGTATTGGGCAGATCCTGCGCCAGCGCGATCATGGTCTCAATGTGGGCCAGGAAATCCGTCACCGCACGCACATTGGGCTGCTTCGGCTCGCGTTTGAGGCTATCCCATATGCGCAGGTTCTTACCCGCAGTGAGCATGTGTTCAAAACGCTCGACCACGCAAGTTGGCAATCCGCCAGCCACCGCCTTATAGATGCCGTCATTGACGCTGGTACGGGAATGGCGAGCCAGCCTGAACAAGTAGGTGAATCCAGGCAGTTCCAGGCGACGCTGGACCAACTCTTCAATCAGGACATTGATAATGTCGGGTAGCTCCTGCTTGGTATGGGCAGCCTGCAGGGCCTGATCTTCCAGCCAGTATTCATCGGACGAGTCCATCACCCGGATCCCCACGTACCCGCGCAGACGGCGCTGGTGTGTTGTCTTGCTACCGGATTGATCGTATTGCGCCAGCGCTCGTTTTGCCGGAACGCGCAGACCGCTATGTTCGCAGATATGCCGCACCACGATAGACGGGATGCTCGACAAAGGGACGAAATAACCGAGCCTTTGCAACAGCATAAGTTGGATCAGCAAAAAAGTACGATGCGATGCTTGGCGATACAGCGTGAAGATATGGTCAATTTGAGCGCGCGAAGGCGTGTAGATCGCCCCGAGCTCCTGCTCAGTGAATTCTTGTTTCAGGCGTGGATAAGCCGTTTCATGAATATTCGTCATTGAAATCAGTCGACACCGGTCCAGCGAAGGAATTGCTGGAAATCGTGCATCGATTGCAAGTTTTTTGTCAAGCAATTAAACGTAAAGCATTCCAATCCGGCGACATATGTCTTTGACCTTCCCCATTATGGTAATGCGTATAGTGATGATACCGGTCATTCGGATCCGTACTTGCTCACGGTCAAGTGCATCGCAGCAATACCTTGACAGTGGGTCTGATACAACCTAGGCTACGAATACCGTCCATATAGATAGTTTATGAAGACCTCCCGCACAGTGCGATTGTTCACGACTCTTGTCGCGATACTTAGCATGCTGTTCATGCAGCATGCGGTTGCTTCGTACCTGTGCCCTGGCGTACCGATGGGAGGCGGTGGCTCTGTTGTAGCCGCAGGTGTTAGGGCATCTGCGATGCCCGCGATGACAGATTGCGCTGGCATGGACACTGACCAGTCGACGTTGTGTCAAATTTATGCTGTGGGAGATGCATCCAGGCAGTCGCTGGACAAGACACCTGTCGCCGACCACCCATCATTCGTCCCTGTTGTCCTGCTTTTGACGTTAGCTATTTATGACACTCCCGTAGTGTATTCAGCAAAACCTCCTTTGCTCATTACCTTGGCGAGGCCAACGGCACCGCCTATCGCTATCCGCCATTGCTGTTTGCGTATTTGATACTCCAGACTGCCTAGATCGTCATCGCCTTGTCGGGTTCGACAGGGCGTTGTTGCCCATCGCATTCTGGAGCTGCCATGCCAATCCCGTACTCCGTGCAGTCGCATGCACGCGTCGTCCGTCTTCGCCCATTCATGAAGACGGCGCTCGCTCTCGCCCTTACTTTTCCGCTGCTTGCCTTCGTTCATGATGCGCGCGCGGCCCCCCAGCCAATCACCTTCACCGAGGCGCTGCAGCAGGCTGTCGTCCGCTCGCGCCAACTTCATGCGCAGGACCAGGCCACTGTCGCTGCACATGAAATGGCGGTAGCGGTGGCGCAGCGCCCCGATCCCACTCTCAAGGTCGGCATCGATAATGTGCCCTTAAGTGGCAGTGATCGCTTTAGTTTGAGCGGGGATTTCATGACGATGCGGCGCATCGGCATTTCGCAGGAACTGACACGCGCCGATAAATTGCGCTGGCGTTCCGCACGTCTTGAGCGCGAAGCCGACAAGGCGCAGGCGCAAAAAGATGTCGCACTCGCCGCGATTCAGCGCGACACGGCGATCTCCTGGCTCAACGTCTACTACATTCGGAAAATGTCAGTAGTTCTGACAGAACAAGTGGTCTTTTCCCGCCAGGAAATTGACGCCGCTACGGCCGCCTATCGGGGCGGGCGTGGCAGCCAGGCCGACGTGCTGGCTGCGCGTTCTGCCTTGTTAACCCTTGAGGACCGAGCCAGTCAGGTCGAACGCGACCTCAATACGGCAAAAAACATGCTGGTGCGTTGGACCGGCAGCAGCGGCGAACTTGCCGATGCCAGCATGCCCGACTTGGGCACCATCCCTCTGGACCCGGTGTTGCTCGACACTGAACTGGCGCACCGCCCGCAGATCATGGTGTTGAATCGGCAGGAAGAAGCCGCCCAGGCGGACGTCAATCTGGCGCAAGCGAACCGACGCCCGGACTGGAGTATCGAGTTCGCATTCCAGCAGCGCGGTGCGGCCTATTCAAACATGGTCTCCATTGGCCTGTCTCTGCCATTGCAGTGGGATCGCAAGAACCGGCAGGACCGCGAACTAGGCTCCAAACTCGCCTTGGTCGAACAAGCCAGGAGCGAGCGCGACGAACTGCTGCGGGAAGATGCTGCCAACATCCGTGCCTTGCTCATCGAATGGAGGAGTGGCCAAGAACGTAGCGAGCGCTACGCGCTCCAGCTATTGCCACTAGCCGACGAGCGCAGCCTGGCGCTCCTGGCCTCCTATCGTGGCGGTAAAGCCTCTTTGGCCGAGGTGCTCGCTGCCAGGCGTAACAGTGCTGACATGCACGTTCAGTTGCTGCAGTTGCAGATGAATACAGCCCAGTTTTGGGCACAGCTTCGCTTCCTCTTTCCCGACACCGCAAGCGCGCAGATTTCCGCAGTACATAGCCAGCAGGAACTCAAATGAACAATAAGAAATTACGCGTCCTAGTACTTGCGGGTGCCCTTGCAGCGGTCGCTTATGCCGGTTACCAGTTTGGTGTACGACAAGCACATCAGACAGTATCTACAGGTGACGTCAAGGCGGTATCCGGCAACGCAGCAGGCGCCGCGAGTGCTGCCAACAAGAAACCATTATATTGGCATGACCCCATGGTGCCGGGCCAGAAGTTTGACAAACCCGGTAAGTCACCGTTCATGGATATGCCGCTGGTGCCCGTCTATGCTGCGGGGGATGGTGAGGACAGTAATGTTACGATTAGCCCGCGGGTCCAGCAAAACCTGGGAGTGCGCACAGCGCTCGTCACATCAGGAAGGATGTCCGCCGGCTTGGTTGCCGTCGGTAACGTTGCCTATAACGAGCGCGACGTGGCACTGGTGCAGGCGCGTAGCGGTGGATTTGTAGAGCGCTTGTATGCGCGTGCCCTGCTCGATCCGGTGGAAAAGGGGCAACCCTTGGCTGACTTGTATGTCCCTGACTGGATCGCGGCACAAGAAGACTATCTGGCAAGCCGTCGTATGCAAGGCAATGAAACAGCATCCCTGGTCGACGCTGCCCGCCAGCGCATGCGGCTAGTTGGTATGAGTGAGGGGCAAATCCGGCTAGTCGAGTCAAGTGGAAAGGTCCATCCTCGCTTGACGGTTTCAGCACCCATCAGCGGTGTGATCGCAGAGCTTGGCGCCCGCGAAGGAATGACCGTCTCCGCTGGTGCGCCGCTGTTTCGCATCAATGGACTTGCGACAGTATGGGTCAACGCGGAGGTTCCCGAAAGCGTGGCGGCCAAGGTTCGCCCTGGTGACGCCGTCGAAGCGCAGGTACAGGCGCTACCCGGAACTATTTTCAAGGGCAAGGTGGGTGCCATTTTGCCGGAAGTTAATGCCGCGACGCGAACCCTGAAAGCCCGTGTGGAGCTGGCTAACCCCGGCGCTCAGTTGTTGCCCGGTATGTTTGCTACTCTGACCTTCGCGTCAAACAGTGGCACCGATGTTTTGCAGGTGCCGTCGGAGGCAGTCATCCAGACGGGTACGCGCAGCGTTGTCATGCTTGCCCAGGAGGGCGGCAAGTTTATGCCCGTCGATGTGGAGGTCGGCAGCGAAGGCAGTGGTCTCACCGAAATTCGCAAGGGCCTATCCGCTGGTCAGAAAGTGGTCGTCTCGGCGCAGTTCTTGATCGATTCCGAGGCCAGCCTGAAGGGAACGACGACACGCATGAGCGATACGCAGTCCCCTGACGCAGACAAGGCACTTCCGCGCCACCATGGGGTAGGCAAGGTCGAACAGATCGGCAAGGATGAAATCACCATTTCGCATGGCCCTATCACGTCGCTGCAGTGGGGGGCGATGACGATGGGTTTCAAAGTGTCTTCCACGGGCTTGCAGCGCAATATTGGCATAGGTGACCGAGTCGCCTTCGACATCCAGCAAGGCGAGGATGGCAGCTTTGAGATCGTGGCCATTGCGCCGACCTCCGGTGCGCCGAAACCCGAAAATAAACCCATGGGTGGCATGAAAGCACCCGCGGGAGTGGCGAAATGATCACAAAACTGATCCGCTGGTCTATCAGCAACCGTTTTCTGGTCTTGTTGGCGACTGTATTCATTACGGTCTGGGGCATTTGGTCGCTGGCGCGCACGCCGCTCGATGCCATTCCCGACCTGTCGGACGTGCAGGTTATTATCCGCACCAGCTATCCGGGGCAAGCGCCGCAAATCGTCGAGAACCAGGTCACGTATCCACTGACCACCACCATGCTGTCGGTGCCGGGTGCCAAGACGGTGCGCGGATACTCGTTTTTCGGTGACTCCTTCGTCTACATTCTGTTTGAAGACGGTACCGATCCGTACTGGGCGCGTTCACGGGTGTTGGAATATCTGAACCAGGTGCAGTCACGCCTGCCACCGCAGGCAAAAACCGCGCTCGGACCAGATGCGACCGGCGTCGGCTGGGTCTATGAATATGCGCTGGTCGACCGTAGCGGCAAGACCGATTTGTCGCAATTGCGCGCCTTGCAGGACTGGTTTCTCAAGTATGAGTTGAAAGCGGTGCCCAACGT
This window of the Janthinobacterium agaricidamnosum genome carries:
- a CDS encoding c-type cytochrome, with protein sequence MLLGMLGFCANARAAPAAAPARMPAASAELIKRGEYVARLGDCVACHTSPNGAAMAGGLELKTPFGTIYSTNITPDAKTGLGTYTFAQFDRAMRKGVAADGHNLYPAMPYPSYAKITPDDMQALYAYLQRGVAPVAQQNRETDMKWPFSMRWGLSLWNAVFLDDAPFKPDSAKSAQWNRGSYLAQGLGHCGSCHTPRGVAFQEKTMGQDGGSGKHYLSGFTFDGWHAVNLRNLWTPGDIVQLLKTGRNSFGTAAGSMTEVITHSTQYFTDADLDALAHYLHGLPAKDGAAAPPKKTAPVVAASNDALYNTRGGLGYLQFCATCHRRDGRGVENIFPPLAQNDSVQSKDATSVIHIALTGWQSAVTQHSPRSFGMPAYDRLADTELAEILTFVRGKWGNQGAPVTPAQIAKVRKELKLKAPDAGGFVTPRFAALTADPNASQLIHGMQLMTETRARLPQNVGNDLNCSSCHLNGGTVANGSPFLGISAFFPSEAPRAGKVISLGERINGCFRRSMHGKPLPVDGPDLQAMVAYIDWMKGATQAGDKVAGRGVAKIDRALLPDPVHGKKVYAEQCAVCHGANGEGIKGANGVVAFPPLWGERSFNIGAGMARTYTAAGFVKANMVMGHGQKFPLGQGNLSDQDAVDVAEYFTHMPRPDFPDKVKDWPKGGKPKDARY
- a CDS encoding LysR family transcriptional regulator — protein: MDNLRKLDLNLLLTLNALLIERNVTRAAARLHLSQPSVSVQLGKLRAAFDDPLLLPGPRGMLPTARALALLAPLQAVLAQLEQVLQPEAAFDPATAQVRWNLAAADAAEYAILLPMLPALRAQAPLSRMAVFEAVPARMAHDLETGQVDLGFLAQEEAPPGLRHRTLFTEHYVLAGRHDHPLLQSPPKLDQFCALEFIVVSPNGGGFRSNVDTALEKLGRTRKVVLSVPHFLIVPPLLTASDMVALLPSRLLKNALGALRTWEPPVALPDYEMAMVWHERMHLDPAHRWLRERILASLQAPLHDFPL
- a CDS encoding amidase, which produces MQLHEYTSFDGLGLAQLLREGAVSAAELHDAAQRACAAVNPQINAVVELWPADVSQVDGTAPFAGVPFLIKDVAVTMAGQRSEAGSRLGAGHVASADSHLMTQFRAAGLATFGRTSTPEMAFATTTEPVLYGATRNPWNVHLSAGGSSGGAAAAVAAGIVPLAHATDAAGSIRVPAASTGLFGFKPSRGRVSNGPAMDEIFSGLGVQLGVSRSVRDSAALLDCVQGVLPGEPYVTNPPGHSWLSQVSVAPGKLRIAVQRTASNGARPVPAVDAALQDTVRLLESLGHHVEEVSPALGVSWQAFVQANAGIWCANLVPWIDGLARESGRTVSLDTLEPATLACYRYGQTVSAVDFVAALDVRNTVTRQAGALFEQYDVLLTPTMPDMPWQLGCYGENEEKLDGLGWTARLFEHSPYTPLANVAGLPAMSVPLAMSNDGLPIGMQFMAGYGNDGTLLRLAGQLERAAPWLPRRPPVWAGKVQARLADG
- a CDS encoding DUF2061 domain-containing protein, whose product is MFTAIKTFSQVCTHMSIAFGLAYLLTGSLALGGLAAIIEPIINVSLLPWHEKAWHAIRRRYAASRLGFAALAGEKLSQTAMHMGVAFSVMYWATGSMAFGGLLAVVEPICNVIVLPFHDRLWERFRFRMEGRGAAQLTTMPT
- a CDS encoding Tn3 family transposase gives rise to the protein MTNIHETAYPRLKQEFTEQELGAIYTPSRAQIDHIFTLYRQASHRTFLLIQLMLLQRLGYFVPLSSIPSIVVRHICEHSGLRVPAKRALAQYDQSGSKTTHQRRLRGYVGIRVMDSSDEYWLEDQALQAAHTKQELPDIINVLIEELVQRRLELPGFTYLFRLARHSRTSVNDGIYKAVAGGLPTCVVERFEHMLTAGKNLRIWDSLKREPKQPNVRAVTDFLAHIETMIALAQDLPNTEAIAATKREQLVLEARALDVAEMRRLKPLKRHTLIVLLIQSQLQKAMDDIAEIFIKTIRSLHNGAEERLRQYHLQHAEQIERLIGQFREVLTVLSDEGSDEERVARVEQSLDGDLGAWITECDEHMAYAGNNYYPFMLVGYVGKRSLLFKCLEALSLKSSSQDQSLLAAIAIIQKHRSSHKEQLPAAEGALPELALDWMSDKWRKLVFGRVAADAPANVHRKYFELAVMTQVMDELKSGDLYVEHSGDYDDYRNHLVDWEQYEREVKAYGELVGLSVEAPAFVAQLRDKLGSLARDVDSRFPQNSLADIDESGIVIRRMERPKPPPELDAIEQMVTNEMDPVSILDVLTETEKWLDLHKLFGPLSGFEAKVDDPRKRFITTLFCYGCNLGATQTARSIKGLSRKQVAWLNLKHVTEQRLDKAIVKVINAYNRFALPRYWGSGKSASADGTKWNIYEANLLSEYHIRYGGYGGIGYYHVSDKYIALFSHFIPCGVYEAVYILDGLINNQSDIQPDTLHGDTQAQSTPVFGLASLLGIDLMPRIRNIKDLVFFKADKADQYDNIGSLFRGSIDWELIARHMKDMLRVVISIKAGKIAPSTILRRLGTASRKNKLYYAFRELGRVHRTMFLLKYINDAELRRTIHAATNKSEEFNGFIKWLFFGGEGIIAENVRHEQRKVIKYNQLVANMVILHNVHEMTRLLKTIQAKGYVLTEEVLRGLAPYRKGHINRFGEYMLDLEREVAPMNYKVEFTK